The following are from one region of the Lynx canadensis isolate LIC74 chromosome D4, mLynCan4.pri.v2, whole genome shotgun sequence genome:
- the NOXA1 gene encoding NADPH oxidase activator 1 isoform X3, with product MPSLADLLREWDRGAQAVARGDWDCALRLFSGYPEPSARMCFNVGCVHLLAGDPEAALRAFDQAVTKDTCMAVGFFQRGVASFQLERFQEALCDFRLALAQLRDNTAIDYTQLGLRFKLHAWEVLFNLGAAQCRLGLWAEATRSLEEALSKGSEGARDHLCTALDQVQKQVHLQPRQGPRGEVFRPHRWHLELLEPVDFLGKAKVVSSAFPADRQEDIQPQQPQVQGAGGRARPGAAPRAAVTGAWKTRTAWGPRRPPETETQVGPGQAGQADHHAPVLSDEQRPSVEQVGKQVPPGLRVAGEPDPGPSEDPSHAGGVAVGDPESLVTLIVQCAFTLALKVPRGADLSSLRTLLSQALPHQAQHGQLSYQDPSNEGRWVPLAREEVLQRAWRDKAASPGVLRLQCRVSPRRARCGSRCVRGGGGPGALLQPAHPGALPCHRERAAGLSSTRWWPGTATLPRGLRTWTYSRGTSWTSCVKWTRPGWRATVMAASAFSPSASWSQLDSTCEEPSTPTWSPTYPKPSEEISPRKSRGKNGFNKAVFPPLRCGLCSWLVHCEGPMEALRMGDGAAPREA from the exons ATGCCCTCTCTCGCGGACCTGCTGCGGGAATGGGACCGGGGCGCGCAGGCCGTAGCGCGCGGGGACTGGGACTGTGCCCTGCGCCTCTTCTCGGGCTACCCGGAGCCGTCCGCCAGGATGTGCTTCAACGTGGGCTGCGTGCACCTGTTGGCCGGGGACCCGGAGGCCGCGCTGCGG GCATTTGACCAAGCAGTGACCAAGGACACTTGTATGGCTGTGGGCTTCTTCCAGCGAGGAGTGGCCAGCTTCCAGCTGGAGAG GTTCCAGGAGGCCCTGTGTGACTTCCGTCTGGCCCTGGCACAGCTGAGGGATAACACCGCCATTGACTACACACAGCTGGGCCTACGGTTCAAGCTGCATGCCTGGGAG GTGCTCTTCAACTTGGGGGCCGCACAGTGCCGCCTGGGTCTCTGGGCTGAGGCCACCCGCAGCCTAGAGGAAGCCCTCTCCAAGGGGTCAGAAGGGGCCCGAGACCACCTGTGCACTGCCCTGGACCAAGtgcag AAACAGGTGCACCTGCAGCCTCGGCAGGGCCCCAGGGGTGAGGTCTTCCGGCCCCACAGGTGGCACCTGGAGCTCCTGGAACCAGTGGATTTCCTGGGCAAGGCCAAG GTGGTATCCTCTGCCTTCCCTGCCGACCGGCAGGAGGACATCCAGCCTCAGCAGCCCCAG GTTCAGGGTgcaggtggcagagccaggcctggaGCCGCCCCACG GGCTGCAGTCACCGGGGCCTGGAAAACCCGCACCGCCTGGGGTCCCAGGAGGCCCCCCGAGACAGAGACACAGGTCGGCCCCGGGCAGGCGGGGCAGGCTGACCACCATGCGCCCGTCCTCTCCGATGAACAG AGGCCCAGTGTGGAACAAGTTGGCAAACAGGTTCCTCCAG GGCTGCGGGTGGCAGGGGAGCCAGACCCCGGCCCTTCTGAAGACCCCTCTCATGCTGGG GGAGTGGCCGTGGGGGACCCTGAGTCCTTGGTGACCCTCATAGTGCAGTGTGCCTTCACACTGGCCCTGAAGGTCCCAAGAGGAGCTGACCTGTCCAGCCTGCGGACCCTGCTGAGCCAGGCCCTCCCCCACCAGGCCCAGCACGGGCAGCTCAG TTACCAAGACCCCAGCAACGAGGGGCGCTGGGTCCCCCTTGCTAGGGAGGAGGTGCTACAGAGGGCCTGGCGGGACAAGGCGGCCAGCCCTGGGGTCCTGCGGCTCCAGTGCCGGGTGAGCCCCAGGAGAGCCCGGTGTGGGTCCCGGTGCGTGCGGGGCGGGGGAGGCCCTGGGGCCCTTCTGCAGCCGGCCCACCCTGGAGCCCTCCCCTGCCACAGGGAGCGGGCGGCCGGCCTGTCCTCTACCAGGTGGTGGCCCGGCACAGCTACTCTGCCCAGGGGCCTGAGGACCTGGACTTACAGCCGGGGGACATCGTGGACGTCCTGTGTGAAG TGGACCCGGCCTGGTTGGAGGGCCACTGTGATGGCCGCATCGGCATTTTCCCCAAGTGCTTCGTGGTCCCAGCTGGACAGTACATGTGAGGAGCCCAGCACCCCCACCTGGAGCCCCACATACCCCAAGCCCAGTGAGGAAATCAGCCCTAGGAAGTCCCGTGGCAAGAACGGTTTTAATAAAGCAGTCTTCCCCCCACTAAGGTGTGGTCTGTGTTCTTGGCTTGTCCACTGTGAGGGCCCGATGGAGGCTTTGAGGATGGGGGATGGGGCTGCTCCCAGAGAAGCCTAG
- the NOXA1 gene encoding NADPH oxidase activator 1 isoform X4: protein MPSLADLLREWDRGAQAVARGDWDCALRLFSGYPEPSARMCFNVGCVHLLAGDPEAALRAFDQAVTKDTCMAVGFFQRGVASFQLERFQEALCDFRLALAQLRDNTAIDYTQLGLRFKLHAWEVLFNLGAAQCRLGLWAEATRSLEEALSKGSEGARDHLCTALDQVQKQVHLQPRQGPRGEVFRPHRWHLELLEPVDFLGKAKVVSSAFPADRQEDIQPQQPQVQGAGGRARPGAAPRAAVTGAWKTRTAWGPRRPPETETQVGPGQAGQADHHAPVLSDEQDCGDPVPALNTPQHGLHFWLAGGQLVLRPYASPLGLLPQARAPAPPPGPPSLAPAPSLWLSLQRPSVEQVGKQVPPGLRVAGEPDPGPSEDPSHAGGVAVGDPESLVTLIVQCAFTLALKVPRGADLSSLRTLLSQALPHQAQHGQLRERAAGLSSTRWWPGTATLPRGLRTWTYSRGTSWTSCVKWTRPGWRATVMAASAFSPSASWSQLDSTCEEPSTPTWSPTYPKPSEEISPRKSRGKNGFNKAVFPPLRCGLCSWLVHCEGPMEALRMGDGAAPREA, encoded by the exons ATGCCCTCTCTCGCGGACCTGCTGCGGGAATGGGACCGGGGCGCGCAGGCCGTAGCGCGCGGGGACTGGGACTGTGCCCTGCGCCTCTTCTCGGGCTACCCGGAGCCGTCCGCCAGGATGTGCTTCAACGTGGGCTGCGTGCACCTGTTGGCCGGGGACCCGGAGGCCGCGCTGCGG GCATTTGACCAAGCAGTGACCAAGGACACTTGTATGGCTGTGGGCTTCTTCCAGCGAGGAGTGGCCAGCTTCCAGCTGGAGAG GTTCCAGGAGGCCCTGTGTGACTTCCGTCTGGCCCTGGCACAGCTGAGGGATAACACCGCCATTGACTACACACAGCTGGGCCTACGGTTCAAGCTGCATGCCTGGGAG GTGCTCTTCAACTTGGGGGCCGCACAGTGCCGCCTGGGTCTCTGGGCTGAGGCCACCCGCAGCCTAGAGGAAGCCCTCTCCAAGGGGTCAGAAGGGGCCCGAGACCACCTGTGCACTGCCCTGGACCAAGtgcag AAACAGGTGCACCTGCAGCCTCGGCAGGGCCCCAGGGGTGAGGTCTTCCGGCCCCACAGGTGGCACCTGGAGCTCCTGGAACCAGTGGATTTCCTGGGCAAGGCCAAG GTGGTATCCTCTGCCTTCCCTGCCGACCGGCAGGAGGACATCCAGCCTCAGCAGCCCCAG GTTCAGGGTgcaggtggcagagccaggcctggaGCCGCCCCACG GGCTGCAGTCACCGGGGCCTGGAAAACCCGCACCGCCTGGGGTCCCAGGAGGCCCCCCGAGACAGAGACACAGGTCGGCCCCGGGCAGGCGGGGCAGGCTGACCACCATGCGCCCGTCCTCTCCGATGAACAG GACTGTGGGGACCCGGTGCCTGCCCTGAACACACCCCAACACGGGTTGCATTTCTGGCTTGCTGGTGGTCAGCTGGTTCTCAGGCCGTACGCCTCACCACTGGGCCTGCTGCCGCAAGCCAgggcccccgccccacccccagggcccccaTCCCTGGCCCCTGCTCCAAGCCTGTGGCTTTCCCTGCAGAGGCCCAGTGTGGAACAAGTTGGCAAACAGGTTCCTCCAG GGCTGCGGGTGGCAGGGGAGCCAGACCCCGGCCCTTCTGAAGACCCCTCTCATGCTGGG GGAGTGGCCGTGGGGGACCCTGAGTCCTTGGTGACCCTCATAGTGCAGTGTGCCTTCACACTGGCCCTGAAGGTCCCAAGAGGAGCTGACCTGTCCAGCCTGCGGACCCTGCTGAGCCAGGCCCTCCCCCACCAGGCCCAGCACGGGCAGCTCAG GGAGCGGGCGGCCGGCCTGTCCTCTACCAGGTGGTGGCCCGGCACAGCTACTCTGCCCAGGGGCCTGAGGACCTGGACTTACAGCCGGGGGACATCGTGGACGTCCTGTGTGAAG TGGACCCGGCCTGGTTGGAGGGCCACTGTGATGGCCGCATCGGCATTTTCCCCAAGTGCTTCGTGGTCCCAGCTGGACAGTACATGTGAGGAGCCCAGCACCCCCACCTGGAGCCCCACATACCCCAAGCCCAGTGAGGAAATCAGCCCTAGGAAGTCCCGTGGCAAGAACGGTTTTAATAAAGCAGTCTTCCCCCCACTAAGGTGTGGTCTGTGTTCTTGGCTTGTCCACTGTGAGGGCCCGATGGAGGCTTTGAGGATGGGGGATGGGGCTGCTCCCAGAGAAGCCTAG
- the NOXA1 gene encoding NADPH oxidase activator 1 isoform X2 yields the protein MPSLADLLREWDRGAQAVARGDWDCALRLFSGYPEPSARMCFNVGCVHLLAGDPEAALRAFDQAVTKDTCMAVGFFQRGVASFQLERFQEALCDFRLALAQLRDNTAIDYTQLGLRFKLHAWEKQVHLQPRQGPRGEVFRPHRWHLELLEPVDFLGKAKVVSSAFPADRQEDIQPQQPQVQGAGGRARPGAAPRAAVTGAWKTRTAWGPRRPPETETQVGPGQAGQADHHAPVLSDEQDCGDPVPALNTPQHGLHFWLAGGQLVLRPYASPLGLLPQARAPAPPPGPPSLAPAPSLWLSLQRPSVEQVGKQVPPGLRVAGEPDPGPSEDPSHAGGVAVGDPESLVTLIVQCAFTLALKVPRGADLSSLRTLLSQALPHQAQHGQLSYQDPSNEGRWVPLAREEVLQRAWRDKAASPGVLRLQCRVSPRRARCGSRCVRGGGGPGALLQPAHPGALPCHRERAAGLSSTRWWPGTATLPRGLRTWTYSRGTSWTSCVKWTRPGWRATVMAASAFSPSASWSQLDSTCEEPSTPTWSPTYPKPSEEISPRKSRGKNGFNKAVFPPLRCGLCSWLVHCEGPMEALRMGDGAAPREA from the exons ATGCCCTCTCTCGCGGACCTGCTGCGGGAATGGGACCGGGGCGCGCAGGCCGTAGCGCGCGGGGACTGGGACTGTGCCCTGCGCCTCTTCTCGGGCTACCCGGAGCCGTCCGCCAGGATGTGCTTCAACGTGGGCTGCGTGCACCTGTTGGCCGGGGACCCGGAGGCCGCGCTGCGG GCATTTGACCAAGCAGTGACCAAGGACACTTGTATGGCTGTGGGCTTCTTCCAGCGAGGAGTGGCCAGCTTCCAGCTGGAGAG GTTCCAGGAGGCCCTGTGTGACTTCCGTCTGGCCCTGGCACAGCTGAGGGATAACACCGCCATTGACTACACACAGCTGGGCCTACGGTTCAAGCTGCATGCCTGGGAG AAACAGGTGCACCTGCAGCCTCGGCAGGGCCCCAGGGGTGAGGTCTTCCGGCCCCACAGGTGGCACCTGGAGCTCCTGGAACCAGTGGATTTCCTGGGCAAGGCCAAG GTGGTATCCTCTGCCTTCCCTGCCGACCGGCAGGAGGACATCCAGCCTCAGCAGCCCCAG GTTCAGGGTgcaggtggcagagccaggcctggaGCCGCCCCACG GGCTGCAGTCACCGGGGCCTGGAAAACCCGCACCGCCTGGGGTCCCAGGAGGCCCCCCGAGACAGAGACACAGGTCGGCCCCGGGCAGGCGGGGCAGGCTGACCACCATGCGCCCGTCCTCTCCGATGAACAG GACTGTGGGGACCCGGTGCCTGCCCTGAACACACCCCAACACGGGTTGCATTTCTGGCTTGCTGGTGGTCAGCTGGTTCTCAGGCCGTACGCCTCACCACTGGGCCTGCTGCCGCAAGCCAgggcccccgccccacccccagggcccccaTCCCTGGCCCCTGCTCCAAGCCTGTGGCTTTCCCTGCAGAGGCCCAGTGTGGAACAAGTTGGCAAACAGGTTCCTCCAG GGCTGCGGGTGGCAGGGGAGCCAGACCCCGGCCCTTCTGAAGACCCCTCTCATGCTGGG GGAGTGGCCGTGGGGGACCCTGAGTCCTTGGTGACCCTCATAGTGCAGTGTGCCTTCACACTGGCCCTGAAGGTCCCAAGAGGAGCTGACCTGTCCAGCCTGCGGACCCTGCTGAGCCAGGCCCTCCCCCACCAGGCCCAGCACGGGCAGCTCAG TTACCAAGACCCCAGCAACGAGGGGCGCTGGGTCCCCCTTGCTAGGGAGGAGGTGCTACAGAGGGCCTGGCGGGACAAGGCGGCCAGCCCTGGGGTCCTGCGGCTCCAGTGCCGGGTGAGCCCCAGGAGAGCCCGGTGTGGGTCCCGGTGCGTGCGGGGCGGGGGAGGCCCTGGGGCCCTTCTGCAGCCGGCCCACCCTGGAGCCCTCCCCTGCCACAGGGAGCGGGCGGCCGGCCTGTCCTCTACCAGGTGGTGGCCCGGCACAGCTACTCTGCCCAGGGGCCTGAGGACCTGGACTTACAGCCGGGGGACATCGTGGACGTCCTGTGTGAAG TGGACCCGGCCTGGTTGGAGGGCCACTGTGATGGCCGCATCGGCATTTTCCCCAAGTGCTTCGTGGTCCCAGCTGGACAGTACATGTGAGGAGCCCAGCACCCCCACCTGGAGCCCCACATACCCCAAGCCCAGTGAGGAAATCAGCCCTAGGAAGTCCCGTGGCAAGAACGGTTTTAATAAAGCAGTCTTCCCCCCACTAAGGTGTGGTCTGTGTTCTTGGCTTGTCCACTGTGAGGGCCCGATGGAGGCTTTGAGGATGGGGGATGGGGCTGCTCCCAGAGAAGCCTAG
- the NOXA1 gene encoding NADPH oxidase activator 1 isoform X1, with amino-acid sequence MPSLADLLREWDRGAQAVARGDWDCALRLFSGYPEPSARMCFNVGCVHLLAGDPEAALRAFDQAVTKDTCMAVGFFQRGVASFQLERFQEALCDFRLALAQLRDNTAIDYTQLGLRFKLHAWEVLFNLGAAQCRLGLWAEATRSLEEALSKGSEGARDHLCTALDQVQKQVHLQPRQGPRGEVFRPHRWHLELLEPVDFLGKAKVVSSAFPADRQEDIQPQQPQVQGAGGRARPGAAPRAAVTGAWKTRTAWGPRRPPETETQVGPGQAGQADHHAPVLSDEQDCGDPVPALNTPQHGLHFWLAGGQLVLRPYASPLGLLPQARAPAPPPGPPSLAPAPSLWLSLQRPSVEQVGKQVPPGLRVAGEPDPGPSEDPSHAGGVAVGDPESLVTLIVQCAFTLALKVPRGADLSSLRTLLSQALPHQAQHGQLSYQDPSNEGRWVPLAREEVLQRAWRDKAASPGVLRLQCRVSPRRARCGSRCVRGGGGPGALLQPAHPGALPCHRERAAGLSSTRWWPGTATLPRGLRTWTYSRGTSWTSCVKWTRPGWRATVMAASAFSPSASWSQLDSTCEEPSTPTWSPTYPKPSEEISPRKSRGKNGFNKAVFPPLRCGLCSWLVHCEGPMEALRMGDGAAPREA; translated from the exons ATGCCCTCTCTCGCGGACCTGCTGCGGGAATGGGACCGGGGCGCGCAGGCCGTAGCGCGCGGGGACTGGGACTGTGCCCTGCGCCTCTTCTCGGGCTACCCGGAGCCGTCCGCCAGGATGTGCTTCAACGTGGGCTGCGTGCACCTGTTGGCCGGGGACCCGGAGGCCGCGCTGCGG GCATTTGACCAAGCAGTGACCAAGGACACTTGTATGGCTGTGGGCTTCTTCCAGCGAGGAGTGGCCAGCTTCCAGCTGGAGAG GTTCCAGGAGGCCCTGTGTGACTTCCGTCTGGCCCTGGCACAGCTGAGGGATAACACCGCCATTGACTACACACAGCTGGGCCTACGGTTCAAGCTGCATGCCTGGGAG GTGCTCTTCAACTTGGGGGCCGCACAGTGCCGCCTGGGTCTCTGGGCTGAGGCCACCCGCAGCCTAGAGGAAGCCCTCTCCAAGGGGTCAGAAGGGGCCCGAGACCACCTGTGCACTGCCCTGGACCAAGtgcag AAACAGGTGCACCTGCAGCCTCGGCAGGGCCCCAGGGGTGAGGTCTTCCGGCCCCACAGGTGGCACCTGGAGCTCCTGGAACCAGTGGATTTCCTGGGCAAGGCCAAG GTGGTATCCTCTGCCTTCCCTGCCGACCGGCAGGAGGACATCCAGCCTCAGCAGCCCCAG GTTCAGGGTgcaggtggcagagccaggcctggaGCCGCCCCACG GGCTGCAGTCACCGGGGCCTGGAAAACCCGCACCGCCTGGGGTCCCAGGAGGCCCCCCGAGACAGAGACACAGGTCGGCCCCGGGCAGGCGGGGCAGGCTGACCACCATGCGCCCGTCCTCTCCGATGAACAG GACTGTGGGGACCCGGTGCCTGCCCTGAACACACCCCAACACGGGTTGCATTTCTGGCTTGCTGGTGGTCAGCTGGTTCTCAGGCCGTACGCCTCACCACTGGGCCTGCTGCCGCAAGCCAgggcccccgccccacccccagggcccccaTCCCTGGCCCCTGCTCCAAGCCTGTGGCTTTCCCTGCAGAGGCCCAGTGTGGAACAAGTTGGCAAACAGGTTCCTCCAG GGCTGCGGGTGGCAGGGGAGCCAGACCCCGGCCCTTCTGAAGACCCCTCTCATGCTGGG GGAGTGGCCGTGGGGGACCCTGAGTCCTTGGTGACCCTCATAGTGCAGTGTGCCTTCACACTGGCCCTGAAGGTCCCAAGAGGAGCTGACCTGTCCAGCCTGCGGACCCTGCTGAGCCAGGCCCTCCCCCACCAGGCCCAGCACGGGCAGCTCAG TTACCAAGACCCCAGCAACGAGGGGCGCTGGGTCCCCCTTGCTAGGGAGGAGGTGCTACAGAGGGCCTGGCGGGACAAGGCGGCCAGCCCTGGGGTCCTGCGGCTCCAGTGCCGGGTGAGCCCCAGGAGAGCCCGGTGTGGGTCCCGGTGCGTGCGGGGCGGGGGAGGCCCTGGGGCCCTTCTGCAGCCGGCCCACCCTGGAGCCCTCCCCTGCCACAGGGAGCGGGCGGCCGGCCTGTCCTCTACCAGGTGGTGGCCCGGCACAGCTACTCTGCCCAGGGGCCTGAGGACCTGGACTTACAGCCGGGGGACATCGTGGACGTCCTGTGTGAAG TGGACCCGGCCTGGTTGGAGGGCCACTGTGATGGCCGCATCGGCATTTTCCCCAAGTGCTTCGTGGTCCCAGCTGGACAGTACATGTGAGGAGCCCAGCACCCCCACCTGGAGCCCCACATACCCCAAGCCCAGTGAGGAAATCAGCCCTAGGAAGTCCCGTGGCAAGAACGGTTTTAATAAAGCAGTCTTCCCCCCACTAAGGTGTGGTCTGTGTTCTTGGCTTGTCCACTGTGAGGGCCCGATGGAGGCTTTGAGGATGGGGGATGGGGCTGCTCCCAGAGAAGCCTAG
- the NOXA1 gene encoding NADPH oxidase activator 1 isoform X5 — protein sequence MPSLADLLREWDRGAQAVARGDWDCALRLFSGYPEPSARMCFNVGCVHLLAGDPEAALRAFDQAVTKDTCMAVGFFQRGVASFQLERFQEALCDFRLALAQLRDNTAIDYTQLGLRFKLHAWEVLFNLGAAQCRLGLWAEATRSLEEALSKGSEGARDHLCTALDQVQKQVHLQPRQGPRGEVFRPHRWHLELLEPVDFLGKAKVVSSAFPADRQEDIQPQQPQVQGAGGRARPGAAPRAAVTGAWKTRTAWGPRRPPETETQVGPGQAGQADHHAPVLSDEQDCGDPVPALNTPQHGLHFWLAGGQLVLRPYASPLGLLPQARAPAPPPGPPSLAPAPSLWLSLQRPSVEQVGKQVPPGLRVAGEPDPGPSEDPSHAGGVAVGDPESLVTLIVQCAFTLALKVPRGADLSSLRTLLSQALPHQAQHGQLSYQDPSNEGRWVPLAREEVLQRAWRDKAASPGVLRLQCRGAGGRPVLYQVVARHSYSAQGPEDLDLQPGDIVDVLCEVDPAWLEGHCDGRIGIFPKCFVVPAGQYM from the exons ATGCCCTCTCTCGCGGACCTGCTGCGGGAATGGGACCGGGGCGCGCAGGCCGTAGCGCGCGGGGACTGGGACTGTGCCCTGCGCCTCTTCTCGGGCTACCCGGAGCCGTCCGCCAGGATGTGCTTCAACGTGGGCTGCGTGCACCTGTTGGCCGGGGACCCGGAGGCCGCGCTGCGG GCATTTGACCAAGCAGTGACCAAGGACACTTGTATGGCTGTGGGCTTCTTCCAGCGAGGAGTGGCCAGCTTCCAGCTGGAGAG GTTCCAGGAGGCCCTGTGTGACTTCCGTCTGGCCCTGGCACAGCTGAGGGATAACACCGCCATTGACTACACACAGCTGGGCCTACGGTTCAAGCTGCATGCCTGGGAG GTGCTCTTCAACTTGGGGGCCGCACAGTGCCGCCTGGGTCTCTGGGCTGAGGCCACCCGCAGCCTAGAGGAAGCCCTCTCCAAGGGGTCAGAAGGGGCCCGAGACCACCTGTGCACTGCCCTGGACCAAGtgcag AAACAGGTGCACCTGCAGCCTCGGCAGGGCCCCAGGGGTGAGGTCTTCCGGCCCCACAGGTGGCACCTGGAGCTCCTGGAACCAGTGGATTTCCTGGGCAAGGCCAAG GTGGTATCCTCTGCCTTCCCTGCCGACCGGCAGGAGGACATCCAGCCTCAGCAGCCCCAG GTTCAGGGTgcaggtggcagagccaggcctggaGCCGCCCCACG GGCTGCAGTCACCGGGGCCTGGAAAACCCGCACCGCCTGGGGTCCCAGGAGGCCCCCCGAGACAGAGACACAGGTCGGCCCCGGGCAGGCGGGGCAGGCTGACCACCATGCGCCCGTCCTCTCCGATGAACAG GACTGTGGGGACCCGGTGCCTGCCCTGAACACACCCCAACACGGGTTGCATTTCTGGCTTGCTGGTGGTCAGCTGGTTCTCAGGCCGTACGCCTCACCACTGGGCCTGCTGCCGCAAGCCAgggcccccgccccacccccagggcccccaTCCCTGGCCCCTGCTCCAAGCCTGTGGCTTTCCCTGCAGAGGCCCAGTGTGGAACAAGTTGGCAAACAGGTTCCTCCAG GGCTGCGGGTGGCAGGGGAGCCAGACCCCGGCCCTTCTGAAGACCCCTCTCATGCTGGG GGAGTGGCCGTGGGGGACCCTGAGTCCTTGGTGACCCTCATAGTGCAGTGTGCCTTCACACTGGCCCTGAAGGTCCCAAGAGGAGCTGACCTGTCCAGCCTGCGGACCCTGCTGAGCCAGGCCCTCCCCCACCAGGCCCAGCACGGGCAGCTCAG TTACCAAGACCCCAGCAACGAGGGGCGCTGGGTCCCCCTTGCTAGGGAGGAGGTGCTACAGAGGGCCTGGCGGGACAAGGCGGCCAGCCCTGGGGTCCTGCGGCTCCAGTGCCGG GGAGCGGGCGGCCGGCCTGTCCTCTACCAGGTGGTGGCCCGGCACAGCTACTCTGCCCAGGGGCCTGAGGACCTGGACTTACAGCCGGGGGACATCGTGGACGTCCTGTGTGAAG TGGACCCGGCCTGGTTGGAGGGCCACTGTGATGGCCGCATCGGCATTTTCCCCAAGTGCTTCGTGGTCCCAGCTGGACAGTACATGTGA
- the NOXA1 gene encoding NADPH oxidase activator 1 isoform X6 has protein sequence MPGRNRCTCSLGRAPGVRSSGPTGGTWSSWNQWISWARPRISLALSACISAPDSEISGSPEVVSSAFPADRQEDIQPQQPQVQGAGGRARPGAAPRAAVTGAWKTRTAWGPRRPPETETQVGPGQAGQADHHAPVLSDEQDCGDPVPALNTPQHGLHFWLAGGQLVLRPYASPLGLLPQARAPAPPPGPPSLAPAPSLWLSLQRPSVEQVGKQVPPGLRVAGEPDPGPSEDPSHAGGVAVGDPESLVTLIVQCAFTLALKVPRGADLSSLRTLLSQALPHQAQHGQLSYQDPSNEGRWVPLAREEVLQRAWRDKAASPGVLRLQCRVSPRRARCGSRCVRGGGGPGALLQPAHPGALPCHRERAAGLSSTRWWPGTATLPRGLRTWTYSRGTSWTSCVKWTRPGWRATVMAASAFSPSASWSQLDSTCEEPSTPTWSPTYPKPSEEISPRKSRGKNGFNKAVFPPLRCGLCSWLVHCEGPMEALRMGDGAAPREA, from the exons ATGCCTGGGAG AAACAGGTGCACCTGCAGCCTCGGCAGGGCCCCAGGGGTGAGGTCTTCCGGCCCCACAGGTGGCACCTGGAGCTCCTGGAACCAGTGGATTTCCTGGGCAAGGCCAAG AATCTCCTTGGCTCTGTCTGCCTGCATCTCTGCCCCGGACAGTGAGATCTCAGGGAGCCCCGAG GTGGTATCCTCTGCCTTCCCTGCCGACCGGCAGGAGGACATCCAGCCTCAGCAGCCCCAG GTTCAGGGTgcaggtggcagagccaggcctggaGCCGCCCCACG GGCTGCAGTCACCGGGGCCTGGAAAACCCGCACCGCCTGGGGTCCCAGGAGGCCCCCCGAGACAGAGACACAGGTCGGCCCCGGGCAGGCGGGGCAGGCTGACCACCATGCGCCCGTCCTCTCCGATGAACAG GACTGTGGGGACCCGGTGCCTGCCCTGAACACACCCCAACACGGGTTGCATTTCTGGCTTGCTGGTGGTCAGCTGGTTCTCAGGCCGTACGCCTCACCACTGGGCCTGCTGCCGCAAGCCAgggcccccgccccacccccagggcccccaTCCCTGGCCCCTGCTCCAAGCCTGTGGCTTTCCCTGCAGAGGCCCAGTGTGGAACAAGTTGGCAAACAGGTTCCTCCAG GGCTGCGGGTGGCAGGGGAGCCAGACCCCGGCCCTTCTGAAGACCCCTCTCATGCTGGG GGAGTGGCCGTGGGGGACCCTGAGTCCTTGGTGACCCTCATAGTGCAGTGTGCCTTCACACTGGCCCTGAAGGTCCCAAGAGGAGCTGACCTGTCCAGCCTGCGGACCCTGCTGAGCCAGGCCCTCCCCCACCAGGCCCAGCACGGGCAGCTCAG TTACCAAGACCCCAGCAACGAGGGGCGCTGGGTCCCCCTTGCTAGGGAGGAGGTGCTACAGAGGGCCTGGCGGGACAAGGCGGCCAGCCCTGGGGTCCTGCGGCTCCAGTGCCGGGTGAGCCCCAGGAGAGCCCGGTGTGGGTCCCGGTGCGTGCGGGGCGGGGGAGGCCCTGGGGCCCTTCTGCAGCCGGCCCACCCTGGAGCCCTCCCCTGCCACAGGGAGCGGGCGGCCGGCCTGTCCTCTACCAGGTGGTGGCCCGGCACAGCTACTCTGCCCAGGGGCCTGAGGACCTGGACTTACAGCCGGGGGACATCGTGGACGTCCTGTGTGAAG TGGACCCGGCCTGGTTGGAGGGCCACTGTGATGGCCGCATCGGCATTTTCCCCAAGTGCTTCGTGGTCCCAGCTGGACAGTACATGTGAGGAGCCCAGCACCCCCACCTGGAGCCCCACATACCCCAAGCCCAGTGAGGAAATCAGCCCTAGGAAGTCCCGTGGCAAGAACGGTTTTAATAAAGCAGTCTTCCCCCCACTAAGGTGTGGTCTGTGTTCTTGGCTTGTCCACTGTGAGGGCCCGATGGAGGCTTTGAGGATGGGGGATGGGGCTGCTCCCAGAGAAGCCTAG